The genomic stretch GCAGAAGACTTAGCCCGGCTTCCGGGGGAGTGAGTTCGCCAGTGCTGATCCGATAGCGTTTGTAGTATACGGAGGCGATGCCCTGGCGGTCAGCGTGGGTGCGCGATTCGCGCTCGACGATGGAGCCGAGGGTGAGCGCGTGATAGAGCTTATCTGCCATGTTTTTGCTGTCGGTATTGCCGTAGTCCTTTTGGAGCAAGTCAAAAATCGTCTGCTGGTTGGCTGTGTCAAAAATGGCCCCGTGAGCCTGGCATTGCTGCTCATCCGCCAGATAGGTATCCGGCTGATTGGTCGGCCCAGGGCAGATCTGTTCACCAAAGAGGTTGAGCATCTGCTTGATGACATCTGAAGCGTGGGCGTCCAATGTTACCAGATAGGTAGAAGGGAAGAGAAAGCCTTCCAGCACTCCATCACACGTTGCTGTGCATTTGATGCTGTTCGGCGCGCGGCCTGTTTCGCCCTGGGGGGAATGTTTCAAGAACCAGTATTGCGCGGCCAGCGAAACCCTTTTGCCCTTGTCGTCAGTGTAGCTGCCTGTCTGGGCAATCTGGATAAACTCATCTGACTTGAAATTGACGAGTTCTTCTGTGGTGGCTAGACGCTGGGCGATCTGAATAATCCGGTAGCCTTCAGGGATCGTGACCCAGATGGCATCTGGAGAGGCGCTCAGTAGTATGGTAACGATCTCTTGAATAGTCATCGCGGCTGAAAGTTGATACGAACCTGCCTGAAGCCGCTGATCCAGGCCCCGATAGCGTGCCCAGAGGCGAAAAGCCAGCGCGTTGCGGATCAGCCCTTTCGCCTGCAATTCGTCAGCAATCTGAGCAGTGGTTTCGCCTTCGCGGATGATAAATGTCACTGTTGGCGAGTCTGGCGGGCCAGCCGATTGGAGAAGATTGACAGCTATCGTCCAGACGCCAAAGCCACAGGCGCCGCCACAGGCCAGCATCAGGAGCAGTACGATCACGATCAGCCGCTGCCGTCGTTTCTTCATGCCAGCATCACCTTACTCTTCATTCATCCATCCCTGGTTCGTTCGATACGTTGCCCTGCGCCTGTCTGCGAGAGGCGTCGAGATAGCTTTGTAGAATAATGGCGGCGGCCACCGCGTCGATCATGGCCCTGCGTTTATCGCGCCTGGTTCCAGAGGCGCGCATTTCGCGCTCGGCTGTCACAGTCGAAAGTCGCTCGTCCCAGAAATGGATGGGGACCGCTACCTGCTGGCGAAGCCGCTCGGCGAATTCCTGAACCAGCACTGCCTGGCTATGAAGTTCACCGCTGAGGCTACGCGGTAAGCCAACGATGATTGCCTCGGCCTCTTCTTCTTCCACCAGCCGCTGAAGCGCCAGCAGGGCCGCATCCTCTGGCCGTCGGGCCAGGACCACGCGCGCAGATGCCAGGACGCCTGTGGGGTCGCTGACAGCAACTCCGATCCGCGCTTCGCCTACATCAAGCCCAATGAGTCGCATGTGTCCCCCCTAGCTTTCGAGGTTGATTGTAATCCTTGCTGAGAAAATTGGCAAGCGGTTGAGCCATTTGGGCTGTACGCTGATCGAGACATGGGTAATACCTGGCTGGCCGTTCAGGTACGCTTCAGCCGCAGACATCGCCAGACCTGAAATGGCCGAGCGCGCCTGTTCCGGGGTGAGGGCCGGGCCAATCATCGCCCTGGCTTGCACGCGCACCAGCAGTTCAAGCTGCGCATCTCCTGGTCCGGCTGGCCCAACGCTCAGGATGGTCATTTTCGGAGCCTGCCCAGGCAGTGGCGCAAATCCTGGTTTCCTCTGGCTCACATCCTGGCGCAGCCGATTCTGTACCGCTTGCAGTAATGCCTGATGATGTAGCAGGGTGGCGTGTAGATGCAGCGCCAGAGCCACCTGGAAGTGAGAGACGCCAGCAGGCAGGTTTGTGCCTGCTGGTGGAAAGACCAGCGTCTCAGTCTCTGAGAACGCTGGCCCTAGAATATCCCCTGGCTCTTGTTGGGCGCGGAGTGTGGTCTCTCCCCATTGTTGCAACTGCGCCTGCAACTGGCTGGTCGCTTCGTCAATATCTGCCTGTGTCGGGTAGAAGATCGGGTGGTCAGGGGTGTCGGGCAGATTTCGGAGTCCGGTGGCAGGGACTTGCGCTGTCAATACGCCGTCAAAGCGCGCGATCTCGGCGGGCGCTGCCGATGCGAGATGTTGTGCGCCCGCAGGCTGATCTGCCACACCGGGCCGAGCGCCAAGCACGAGAATCTCGCTGTAGGGGGTGATTTCCTCGTGATAACGTACCTCGGCTGATGG from Ktedonobacterales bacterium encodes the following:
- a CDS encoding endolytic transglycosylase MltG codes for the protein MKKRRQRLIVIVLLLMLACGGACGFGVWTIAVNLLQSAGPPDSPTVTFIIREGETTAQIADELQAKGLIRNALAFRLWARYRGLDQRLQAGSYQLSAAMTIQEIVTILLSASPDAIWVTIPEGYRIIQIAQRLATTEELVNFKSDEFIQIAQTGSYTDDKGKRVSLAAQYWFLKHSPQGETGRAPNSIKCTATCDGVLEGFLFPSTYLVTLDAHASDVIKQMLNLFGEQICPGPTNQPDTYLADEQQCQAHGAIFDTANQQTIFDLLQKDYGNTDSKNMADKLYHALTLGSIVERESRTHADRQGIASVYYKRYRISTGELTPPEAGLSLLQADPTLQYWLGTTDTPWPQLQQGGSQYPTNPYDTYKIEGLTPGPICSPGLDAFTQAIHPPDTTYYYFITGSDGKTHYASNYQEQQQNINQFGQP
- the ruvX gene encoding Holliday junction resolvase RuvX, whose protein sequence is MRLIGLDVGEARIGVAVSDPTGVLASARVVLARRPEDAALLALQRLVEEEEAEAIIVGLPRSLSGELHSQAVLVQEFAERLRQQVAVPIHFWDERLSTVTAEREMRASGTRRDKRRAMIDAVAAAIILQSYLDASRRQAQGNVSNEPGMDE